The Sinorhizobium alkalisoli genomic interval GATCGTCTTCACGAAGTGGCCGGCGCCGTTCTCGCCGAGCCAGGCGACGCAGGGCTCGCCGTCATATTTCGCGGCGATCGAGGTCAGCACCTCTTCGACGCGCGCGTAGGACTCCTCCGTGCCGCCGACCATGATCGAGGGTCCGTGGCGCGCGCCCTCCTCGCCGCCGGAAACGCCCATGCCGATGAAGGTCAGGCCCGTATCTTTCAAGCTGTCGAAGCGACGCATCGTGTCGCGGAAATTGGCGTTGCCGGCATCGATCATGATGTCGCCGCTCGCCAGATGCGGCTTCAACGCCTCCATCTGCTGGTCGACGGCCTCGCCCGCCTTGATCATGATGATGATCGGACGCGGCGGACGGATCGCAGCGACGAACTCCTCGATCGTTTCGCACGGGACGATCCGGCTCTTGAGTTCCCCGGCATCGGCATGGAACTTTCGCGTCGTCTCGACGGTACGGTTGAAGACCGCGATCCTGTTACCCTTCTCCGCGATGTTGAGCGCGAGGTTGGCCCCCATGACGCCGAGGCCGATTAGGCCGATTTCCGCCTGTGACACGTAATTGCCTCCATTGAACGCGTGGGCCCCGCATAGAGCGCCGCGGCGCATGCGTTCTGGCCCTTCGAATTGATCTGCGCATGCCGCTCACCCGAGGACAAGGATGGAGTGGGGCACGCGACGGCGGAGGTGTTTTGGCATTCAAATCGATTTACGACAAGCTTTTCCTGCCTGCAGCATGTCTCCTTAAATCGATGTCGATATGAGGACAAAGACATGCAGCAAATTCAAAAGTGCTACAGCGACCTTTGCGCGTCTGAAACGACGCGCGGCGCTGTACGCGTCGCCAGGGGATGAAAACCTGGGGCTCGATTGGCGGTCACCGAGCCGCTTCTTGCCTCAGCCTGCGGTTTTCAGGTGCTTCTTCCGTTTGATGCCACACGTATGCCGGCTGCGCGTCCGCCGCTCGGGACCACGACGATCTGCCTGACCTTCCCCTCCTTGAAGGCGGTAAGGAAGCGCTCGTAATTCTTGAAGGCGACGCAGCCATGCGATTCCGCCCGGCCGCCACGCAGCAGGTAGCTGTGGGTCAGGAAACCGTCGCGGCCGTGCTTGTTCTTTCCATCGATAGGCAGCATGCGGATCGCCTCAACGCCGTGGAAGCGTTTTTCGCGCATCTTGAGATTGTAGATGTGCGGTGGGGTCGGTCCGGTCATCTTGACATCCACATAGCGCGGGTTATCGGCCATCTTGCCGATGCCGGAATGGGCCTCGAGCACGCTCCCGTCGGGCATATAGACCTTTGCCGCGGTGATATCGTAGACGGCGACGCCATTTCCCGCCCTGGCTCCGCCACCGAAAACGCTGCGCAGCGCCTGGCCGATTCCGCTGCCGTTCTCCGCCGGATCGTCCGGCCGCGCGTAAGCGAGCTTCTGCTGCTTTGGCGTATCCCTTCCGCCGGTCCCTTCTGTCTTTTTGGCCTCTGGCAGCGTCCCGTCCTGAGCCTGCCTGATCTCGGATTTCTCCGTTTCGGCTGCAGGACGGGCTTGCGGCAGCGGACCGACCGACGGGGTGTCCTCGTGGTCTGTCAGGGCAGCATCGTCATCCACGTCCGAGTCTTGCGACGCGGTGATGTCCTCCTCCAACGGCGCCGTTAGCAACGACGAGAACGCAGCGCCGATCGCTCCGCTCCGGGAGGGGGCAGCATAGGCCAGTTGTGTCAGGGGCTTACCGGTCGAACCGGCGTGCAAGGGTCCGAAGCGTTCCGGCGCCGGTGCTTCGATCTTTGCCGTCGGCTGAGGCGGCCTGACGGCGTGGGTCGCGAGTTCCTCGGCTATCAATGGCACCTGCTTTACCACAGCGTCAAAACGCGCCACCTTGCGGCTCGTCTCGGCATCTGCCGAAACCGGCGGATTGCGAACGCTTTTTGCCTCACGGCCGGTAACGGCCGCGGACACGGCGGGGCGCGTCGCGGCGCCGGCCAGCCGCGACGCCTGGCCGAGCCTGGCGTGCTTTTCCCACTGGCGCTCTTTTGCCCTCTCCGCCAAATGGAGTTGCGGCCTGGGCAACAGGTGACCGGAACCATGAACGAAGGAACTGCCCATCGTGACCATACCAGCTGCCGACCACGCAGCCGCACCGGCAAAGACGGTGCCGCAGCAGGTGATCAGCAATGGGCGCAACAGACGGCGCAAAGACTGCGAACGAACGATCTTACTCAACAACACATATCAAGCCAAAAAATCCCGCAAAGGCCCAAGATCAGTTCCAGCAAGAGTGCGTTGCTTGAACTGCGAAATGCCCTGGGGCCGGCGAGCGACCACCGCTGCGCGACTTCTGGATTGCCCCCTTCTTGACGACGGATGGAGAAAAGATGGACAAGTATGGTTAAATTTTGCTTTCCAGCGACCCGGATGGGTCCAATCGGTTTTGCCGGATGGTCGGCAGCGCGTCGGCACGATGGCGTTCCGGCGCTTCCTGCACCAATCAAGGCTCTATCAACCTCTCGGACACGGCTGCTTTTGCTGGCCCGCCGGTTCCGCAAAGGGTGGTGGCGGAAACTCAGCGCGGGACAGCGGCTTTGCGCCAACAGCGGTCATCCCTTCTTTATGATTGCTGTACATGACAACCGTTACGAATGAGCGTGAGCGATTTCTGATGACCGACGTAACACTGAACTTCTACGAAAAGAACGCCGAGGACTATGCCGCCGGCAAGCTGGCTCCCAATCCGAGACTGTTCACTTTCCTTGACCGTTGCAGGCCAGAGGGCAAAGTCTTGGAACTGGGGACTGGGGGCGGCGTCGATGCCGCCGCCATCGTCAAAAGGGGCTTTGATCTTGACGCCACCGATGGCTCGTCTGAACTCGCCGCCATTGCTTCCCGCCGGATCGGGCAGCCTGTCAGGACAATGCTTTTCAACGAGTTGAATGCCGTAGGGATTTATGACGGCGTATATGCTTGCGCTTCGTTGACCCATGTGCCTCGATCTGACCTTCGCGGCGTGATCGAGAAAGTTTACCGAGCGTTGAGCGAAAGTGGGGTTTTCTGGGCAAGCTTCAAGGCAGGAGCTGAAGAAGGCTCAGACGCGCTGGGTCGCCATTATAACTACTTGTCACAAGGCGAGTTGGCGACGCTGTGGCGGGCAGCGGCACCTTGGCGGACGATTGAAACGGAAGTTTGGCTGGGCGGCGCTTACGACCGGAAGCCAACCGAATGGGTAGCTATTACGGCTTTGAGGTGAAGTCCGCAAAGACCGGCACCGGAAGTTCCCACCGTTATCGGCTAAAACGCATGAATATCTGCTTCAATCATTCCCCGTCCGGCCTTCCGTCGCCATCGTCGAGAACCCGCCAGGACGCGCCGTCGAGATCTTCGTATTGGCCGCTCTTCAGCGCCCAGAGAAAGGCAGCGAGGCCGAGCCCGCCAAGGAAAAGCGCGATGGGAATGAGATAGACGAGCGTGTTCATCGGGCGTCCCCGGCAGGTAGCGGCGTCGCATGGATCAGCGCTCGTCGTTGAGGTTCGCTGAAAAGCCCGCCTCTCAGCCGCAATGCGTTGGCGACGACGATCACCGAGGAGGTGGACATCGCGATTGCGGCGACGAGCGGCGTCGCATAACCGAGGATCGCGATCGGAACCGCAATCAGATTATAGCCGATCGCCAGTGCGAAATTCTGGCGGATCAGCCGGCCGGCCTGGCGCGAGGTCTCGATCGCGAAGGGAACGGCCGTCAGGGCCTGGTGCATGAAGACGAAGTCGGAGGCCTGGCGGCCGACATCGGCGGCGCTTGCCGGCGCCATCGACACATGGGCGGCGCGCAGCGCCGGCGCGTCGTTGATGCCGTCGCCGACCATCAGGACCCGATGTCTGCCCTCGGCCACAACAGCGCAGGCCTCGACCTTGGCGCGCGGCGACAGTTCCGCGATCCAACGCCTGATGCCGAGCTTGCGGCCGACCTCGGCGACGACCGGCTCGCGGTCGCCGGAGAGGATGCCGGTTTCCAGCCCGAGCTCGTGGAGCTCCGCAACGCTATCGCCAGCGCCCGCACGCAATTTGTCCTCGAAGCGGAAAGAGGCGAGCTCCCGGCCATCCACTGAAAGGACCGCTTCCGATTGGCGGCTCGCTTCACCGGCGCCGCCGCAGGCAAAGGCGCGGCTGCCGAGCCGGTAGACGCCCTCTTTCGTGTCCGCCTCGATGCCCGCGCCGGCAATCTCGCGGATATCCCCCACAAGCGGCACCGCCGCACCGGCTGCATCATGCAGCGCCTTCGCGACAGGATGGCGCGAATGCGCCGCGAGTGCCGCGGCAATCGCCATCGCCGCCGGCGCGATCTCGTCGGCATTCACAAGCCGCGGTTCGCCGATCGTCAGCGTGCCGGTTTTGTCGAAGAGCACCGTATCGATCTCGGCCAGGCGCTCCATGGCCGAGCCGTCCTTGACCATGACGCCGCCCTGGAAGAGACGCCCGGCCGCGACCACCTGCACCACCGGCACCGCGAGGCCGAGCGCACAGGGGCAGGTGATGATGAGAACCGCGACGGCGACCAGCAGTGCATGGCGCACATCGCCCTCGACGAACATCCAGCCGATGAAGGTGAGGAGCGCCAGGAGATGCACCGCCGGCGAATAGTAGCGAGCGGCGCGATCGGCGATCCGGCGATAGCGCGCCCTGCCCCCTTCGGCGGCCTCCATCAGCCCCATGATCTCGGCGAGGAAGGAATCGCGGGCTGCCGCCGTCGCCTCGAGGGTGAGCGGCCCGGTAAGGTTGAGCGTGCCCGCCTGGATCAGGTCGCCGACGCCGACCGCTACCGGCGCGCTCTCGCCATTGACGACGGACCGGTCGAGGTCGCTGGCGCCGGAGAGCACGCGCCCGTCGACGGGAATGCGCTCGCCCGCCGCAATCATCAGGCGTTCGCCGGGCCGGATTTCCTCGACGGGCCGGTACTCCCGGCTGCCGTCGGCGTTGACCACCATCGCACCGCGCGGCGACAGGCGCGCCAGCCCGCTGATCGCCGAGCGTGCCCGCCCCCGCATCATGTGGTCGAGCGTGCGACCGATCAGCAGGAAGAAGAGCAGCGTGACCGAGGCATCGAACCAGGCATGTTCGCCATGGCCGATCGTCTCATGGAGCGACATGCCATAGGACAGCGTCACCGCAAGCGCGATCGGCACGTCCATGTTGGTGCGGCCATGTCGGAGCGCGTTCCAGGCGGACTGATAGAAGAAGCGTCCGGCGTAGACGAGCGCCGGCGCCGCGATCATGGCCGAGATCCAGTGGAAGAGATCGCGCGTGGCCGCATCCGCACCCGACCAGACCGAAACCGACAGCAGCATGATGTTGGTGGCGGCGAAGCCGGCAACGGCGACGGCCCGGATCAGCTGCTTCAGAACGGCGTCGCCCTCCTCCTCACCGACGGCGAAGAGATGCGCCTCGTAGCCGCGATCACGGATAGCGCGGGCGAGTTCGCGCGGGTCCGTGCGCTTGCCGGCAACCTCCTCCTTCCAGACGATCGAAACGCGCCTCGAGGACAGATTGACCCGGGCGCGCTCCACCTCCGGCTTTGTGCGCAGCGCGCCTTCGATCGCGGTGATGCAGGCGCCGCAATGGACACCCGGCACGCTCAGCTCCGTCTGGCGTAACCCGCCTCCGAGGGACCGGCTCGCAAGCCAGAGCTCCTCGGAGGCGGGCAGCCCCAGCCCCCGCTCGGGTTCCACAACGGTTTCGACACCCGGGGAGCAGCAACTCATGGGGCGTCTCCCGGTGCGATGAAGCGAATGGCCTGCCGGTAGACGACCTCTTCTCCGGCCATCGCCGTCAAATCGGCGATCCATTGTCCGGCCTTGAGAGCGGACGCGGCGACGAACACGCCCTCGCCCGCCCGTTCGAACTCGACGCCAACGTCCTCATGCTCCTCGACCGGACGCTTCAGGATGGCGACGACCCTGTCCGCCTTCCGCTCCGGCTCGCCCTTGCGGGTAAGCGTGTAGCGAA includes:
- a CDS encoding DUF2778 domain-containing protein, with amino-acid sequence MSKIVRSQSLRRLLRPLLITCCGTVFAGAAAWSAAGMVTMGSSFVHGSGHLLPRPQLHLAERAKERQWEKHARLGQASRLAGAATRPAVSAAVTGREAKSVRNPPVSADAETSRKVARFDAVVKQVPLIAEELATHAVRPPQPTAKIEAPAPERFGPLHAGSTGKPLTQLAYAAPSRSGAIGAAFSSLLTAPLEEDITASQDSDVDDDAALTDHEDTPSVGPLPQARPAAETEKSEIRQAQDGTLPEAKKTEGTGGRDTPKQQKLAYARPDDPAENGSGIGQALRSVFGGGARAGNGVAVYDITAAKVYMPDGSVLEAHSGIGKMADNPRYVDVKMTGPTPPHIYNLKMREKRFHGVEAIRMLPIDGKNKHGRDGFLTHSYLLRGGRAESHGCVAFKNYERFLTAFKEGKVRQIVVVPSGGRAAGIRVASNGRST
- a CDS encoding class I SAM-dependent methyltransferase is translated as MTDVTLNFYEKNAEDYAAGKLAPNPRLFTFLDRCRPEGKVLELGTGGGVDAAAIVKRGFDLDATDGSSELAAIASRRIGQPVRTMLFNELNAVGIYDGVYACASLTHVPRSDLRGVIEKVYRALSESGVFWASFKAGAEEGSDALGRHYNYLSQGELATLWRAAAPWRTIETEVWLGGAYDRKPTEWVAITALR
- the ccoS gene encoding cbb3-type cytochrome oxidase assembly protein CcoS: MNTLVYLIPIALFLGGLGLAAFLWALKSGQYEDLDGASWRVLDDGDGRPDGE
- a CDS encoding cation-translocating P-type ATPase, encoding MSCCSPGVETVVEPERGLGLPASEELWLASRSLGGGLRQTELSVPGVHCGACITAIEGALRTKPEVERARVNLSSRRVSIVWKEEVAGKRTDPRELARAIRDRGYEAHLFAVGEEEGDAVLKQLIRAVAVAGFAATNIMLLSVSVWSGADAATRDLFHWISAMIAAPALVYAGRFFYQSAWNALRHGRTNMDVPIALAVTLSYGMSLHETIGHGEHAWFDASVTLLFFLLIGRTLDHMMRGRARSAISGLARLSPRGAMVVNADGSREYRPVEEIRPGERLMIAAGERIPVDGRVLSGASDLDRSVVNGESAPVAVGVGDLIQAGTLNLTGPLTLEATAAARDSFLAEIMGLMEAAEGGRARYRRIADRAARYYSPAVHLLALLTFIGWMFVEGDVRHALLVAVAVLIITCPCALGLAVPVVQVVAAGRLFQGGVMVKDGSAMERLAEIDTVLFDKTGTLTIGEPRLVNADEIAPAAMAIAAALAAHSRHPVAKALHDAAGAAVPLVGDIREIAGAGIEADTKEGVYRLGSRAFACGGAGEASRQSEAVLSVDGRELASFRFEDKLRAGAGDSVAELHELGLETGILSGDREPVVAEVGRKLGIRRWIAELSPRAKVEACAVVAEGRHRVLMVGDGINDAPALRAAHVSMAPASAADVGRQASDFVFMHQALTAVPFAIETSRQAGRLIRQNFALAIGYNLIAVPIAILGYATPLVAAIAMSTSSVIVVANALRLRGGLFSEPQRRALIHATPLPAGDAR
- a CDS encoding FixH family protein, which produces MSKIRTDRPRVFTGWHMLALMALFFGTIISINLVMAWNASRSWSGLVVENTYVASQQFNGKVAETRAFAESGIKGQLVPGNDSLRYTLTRKGEPERKADRVVAILKRPVEEHEDVGVEFERAGEGVFVAASALKAGQWIADLTAMAGEEVVYRQAIRFIAPGDAP